A single Corvus hawaiiensis isolate bCorHaw1 chromosome 24, bCorHaw1.pri.cur, whole genome shotgun sequence DNA region contains:
- the TRAF3IP3 gene encoding TRAF3-interacting JNK-activating modulator isoform X5 encodes MPRRARPQRRRPGESYEERSERRQEAREGLRRRDNATACRPPARPARRPEHSPRQREFLRRRNLAGEAEGTLPGQEPEARTPPDPSSRVEPSPSILLQVQPLPSACFGETLTAAALSFQHPRSCPTLSPAQSLLHLSIPQGRGDSVNTQGTQTLPDASTAVKDSSQQTDWGIAVLNKEMVQLSNYLKEALHRELLLKQKMVILQELLSTLLQASEKSWQGQLNEDKLRCKLRVLENQLQACTQSYSKECVKKILIEMEDQKQTYEQKAKEALQKMLEDKLQAEQQLQNSQRSLAETREDLALWKEHDTALKAELTKVTTAHTELKNSFQSLQSEFQRADAQNERLSRELQVLREEHTELLQRASALRSDNDRQAGHIRHIQDKLQKEQEQKVTLEATISHLQNLIHNQNNQQESQEVMVQRKDQVFTTQTPPLTPAKEKQNSLLEHPEEEGTESLKDEMQKRTSQLTAKEDEVHEDTWAAELGRARARGQVKRCGCCGSPAALGVYRPEGAPPAKSPLLCLQCSKLRSELEALSEEYQSCLTRLRQCRDELNRSHGSQAQRQRGHWIPLLVAVVAVAVATFLASYRL; translated from the exons ATGCCCAGGCGGGCACGGCCGCAGCGGCGGCGCCCGGGCGAGAGCTACGAGGAGAGGAGCGAGCGGCGGCAGGAGGCGAGGGAGGGGCTGCGCAGGAGGGACAATGCCACCGCCTgccgccccccggcccggcccgcccggcgGCCAGAGCACAGCCCCCGGCAAAGGGAGTTCCTCAGGAGGAGGAACCTGGCGGGCGAGGCCGAGGGGACCCTGCCGGGACAGGAGCCCGAGGCACGAACCCCTCCGGACCCCTCCTCACGGGTGGAGCCCAGCCCGAGCATCCTGCTCCAG GTACAGCCCCTCCCCTCAGCCTGTTTTGGGGAGACACTGACTGCAGCTGCCCTCTCGTTCCAGCACCCGAGGAGCTGCCCCACACTGTCCCCTGCACAGTCCCTGCTGCACCTCAGCATCCCCCAGGGACGAGGGGACTCTGTCAACACCCAAG GAACCCAGACCCTCCCAGACGCCAGCACAGCAGTGAAAGACTCGAGCCAGCAGACAGA ttggGGAATTGCAGTTTTGAATAAG GAAATGGTGCAGCTCTCCAACTACCTGAAG GAGGCCCTGCACCGCGAGCTGCTGCTCAAGCAGAAGATGGTGATTTTGCAGGAGCTTCTCTCCACGCTGCTCCAGGCATCAGAGAAATCCTGGCAG ggTCAGCTGAATGAAGACAAACTGAGGTGTAAACTACGGGTGCTGGAAAATCAGTTGCAGGCCTGCACCCAG agTTACTCAAAGGAGTGTGTGAAGAAGATCCTGATAGAGATGGAGGACCAGAAGCAGACCTATGAGCAGAAGGCAAAAGAGGCTCTTCAGAAGATGCTGGAGGACAAACtccaagcagagcagcagctgcaaaactCTCAG AGAAGCCTGGCAGAGACACGAGAGGACCTTGCCCTCTGGAAGGAGCACGACACCGCCCTCAAAGCCGAACTGACCAAGGTGACCACAGCACACACCGAGCTCAAAAACAGCTTCCAGTCTTTACAGAGTGAGTTCCAG CGGGCGGACGCGCAGAACGAGCGGCTGAGCcgggagctgcaggtgctgcgGGAGGAGCacacggagctgctgcagagagccagcGCCCTGCGCAGCGACAACGACCGCCAGGCCGGCCACATCCGCCACATCCAAG ataaattgcaaaaagagcaggagcagaaggtAACACTGGAAGCAACAATCAGCCATTTGCAGA ACTTGATCCACAACCAGAACAACCAACAGGAGAGCCAGGAGGTGATGGTGCAAAGGAAAG ACCAGGTTTTCACCACACAGACCCCACCTCTCACTCCtgccaaggaaaaacaaaactctcTGTTAGAGCACCCTGAGGAGGAGGGAACAGAAAGTCTGAAGGATGAGATGCAGAAAAGGACATCCCAGCTCACAGCAAAGGAGGACGAG GTTCATGAGGACActtgggcagcagagctgggccgTGCCCGTGCCCGTGGGCAGGTGAAGCGCTGCGGCTGCTGCGGCAGCCCGGCCGCTCTGGGTGTGTACAGACCCGAGGGGGCCCCTCCTGCTAAGAGCCCCTTGCTGTGCTTGCAGTGCTCGAAGCTGCGCTCGGAGCTGGAGGCGCTGAGCGAGGAGTACCAGTCCTGCCTGACCCGGCTGCGCCAGTGCCGGGACGAGCTCAACCGCTCCCACGGCAGCCAGGCACAG AGACAGCGTGGTCACTGGATCCCTCTCCTGGTGGCAGTGGTAGCAGTGGCCGTCGCCACCTTCCTCGCGAGTTACAGGCTGTGA